One genomic segment of Methanothermococcus okinawensis IH1 includes these proteins:
- a CDS encoding potassium channel family protein, which produces MYIIIAGMGRVGHILAKSLSGKHDLVLIEKDKKVCETIASEVDALVINGDCTSIKTLENAGIDNADMFIAVTGRQEINLISSLLAKNYQIPKTIARVSEPEYKEVFEKLNVDVVISPELVAANYIEKLINRPGIVDLAIVGRGDAEIFELIIDSKSKVANKCIKELGKNKNYLIIAVYEENELKIPDGETELKPNDRIIILAKKDAVDEVRKLFTES; this is translated from the coding sequence ATGTATATAATCATTGCTGGAATGGGGAGAGTAGGACATATATTGGCAAAATCACTCTCTGGAAAACATGATTTGGTGCTTATTGAAAAGGATAAAAAAGTTTGTGAAACTATTGCAAGCGAAGTTGATGCATTGGTAATAAACGGAGATTGCACGAGTATTAAAACCCTTGAAAATGCAGGTATTGATAATGCCGATATGTTCATAGCAGTTACCGGTCGTCAAGAAATAAATCTAATAAGTTCTTTGCTTGCCAAGAATTATCAAATACCAAAAACAATAGCAAGAGTCAGCGAACCAGAATATAAAGAGGTATTTGAAAAATTAAATGTGGATGTAGTTATTAGCCCTGAGCTCGTAGCTGCAAATTATATTGAAAAACTAATAAATAGACCGGGAATTGTAGATTTAGCAATAGTTGGAAGAGGAGATGCAGAAATTTTTGAATTAATCATAGACTCAAAATCAAAGGTAGCTAATAAATGTATAAAGGAGCTCGGCAAAAATAAAAATTATTTGATTATTGCAGTATATGAAGAAAATGAATTGAAAATACCTGATGGAGAAACAGAATTAAAGCCTAATGACAGGATAATTATTTTGGCAAAAAAGGATGCTGTGGATGAGGTTAGAAAACTATTTACTGAATCTTAA
- a CDS encoding MBL fold metallo-hydrolase, whose translation MDILFRGGAMEVGRSCIEVRSDKSNIFLDCGVKLSEDNPEYPVFDKIHPDAVFVSHAHLDHTGSLPILSHLHMHCPVYTTSMTKAITKELLRDSLKIGIEENRELPFNKGDINNILHHHKYVKYGEIYNIRDFEYIYYDAGHIPGSASIYLNYNNGKKIVYTGDIKLSKTRLTKGADLSYCDNDIDILIIESTYGNRLHPNRKQLEKEFLNKVKETVERGGTAIIPVFAVDRSQEVILMLNDLDLDVPIYFDGLGVKITKIMLGQHPKYLRNHKKLKRAFSNTYTVENEERHYVIKDLKENGGIIVSTAGMLNGGPVIKYISNFWNDPKSSLIFTGYQVKNTAGRILLETGKLPIGEMMVEPKFEISFYEFSAHAGMDELRTVVKKANPEILIIQHGEEEAINVFKEWAIEEGFKTYTPKLCDRIDI comes from the coding sequence ATGGATATTCTATTTAGAGGGGGAGCTATGGAGGTAGGAAGGAGTTGCATAGAAGTTAGAAGTGATAAAAGTAATATATTTCTCGATTGTGGTGTAAAATTATCCGAGGATAATCCAGAATATCCTGTATTTGATAAAATACATCCTGATGCTGTTTTTGTATCCCATGCTCATCTCGACCATACAGGTTCTTTACCCATATTATCCCATTTACATATGCACTGTCCCGTATATACAACTTCAATGACAAAGGCTATAACAAAGGAGCTCCTAAGGGATTCATTAAAGATAGGCATAGAGGAAAACAGAGAGCTACCATTTAATAAGGGAGATATAAACAATATATTACATCATCATAAATATGTAAAATATGGAGAAATTTATAATATTAGGGATTTTGAATATATCTATTATGATGCGGGACATATTCCAGGAAGTGCCTCAATTTACTTAAATTATAATAACGGCAAAAAAATAGTATATACAGGAGATATCAAACTTTCAAAAACAAGGCTCACAAAAGGAGCGGATTTAAGCTATTGTGATAACGATATAGATATTCTGATTATTGAATCCACCTATGGAAATAGGCTTCATCCAAATAGAAAACAGCTTGAAAAAGAATTTCTAAATAAAGTAAAAGAAACTGTGGAAAGAGGAGGAACAGCTATAATTCCAGTATTTGCAGTTGATAGGAGTCAGGAAGTAATTTTAATGTTAAATGATTTAGATTTAGATGTTCCTATATATTTTGATGGATTAGGTGTAAAAATAACAAAGATAATGTTAGGACAGCACCCCAAATACCTTAGAAATCATAAAAAACTTAAACGGGCATTTTCAAATACCTATACTGTGGAGAATGAAGAAAGACATTATGTAATTAAGGATTTAAAAGAAAATGGTGGTATTATAGTCAGCACTGCTGGAATGCTCAATGGAGGACCTGTAATAAAATATATAAGCAATTTCTGGAATGACCCTAAGAGCTCCCTTATATTCACAGGTTATCAGGTAAAAAACACAGCTGGAAGAATACTTCTTGAAACTGGAAAACTCCCAATTGGAGAGATGATGGTAGAACCAAAATTTGAAATATCATTTTATGAATTTTCAGCACATGCTGGAATGGATGAACTAAGAACAGTTGTAAAAAAGGCAAATCCTGAGATTTTAATAATACAACATGGAGAAGAAGAGGCAATAAATGTATTCAAAGAATGGGCTATTGAAGAAGGATTTAAAACATATACGCCTAAATTATGCGATAGAATAGATATATAA
- a CDS encoding CooT family nickel-binding protein: protein MCNFSLYVNDKFIMEDIMLVEKKDNKIIAVDLFGEVKELSGEIIKIDLNENKIVIKN from the coding sequence ATGTGTAATTTTAGCCTCTATGTAAATGATAAATTTATTATGGAGGATATTATGCTTGTTGAGAAAAAAGATAATAAGATAATAGCAGTTGATTTATTTGGGGAAGTAAAGGAGCTCAGTGGAGAAATAATAAAGATTGATTTAAATGAAAATAAAATAGTAATAAAAAATTAA
- a CDS encoding Zn-ribbon domain-containing OB-fold protein, with protein sequence MVVRTWRHINERYNLIGTRCKTCGTVYFPSRNVCPKCRRKGELEPYELSGKGKIYTYSIIHTPPKDFEKMAPYVIAVIELDEGPKLTAQVDCDIDKVHIGMPVKVAFRRIKEDGKDGVISYGYKFIPADEL encoded by the coding sequence ATGGTGGTAAGAACATGGAGACATATCAATGAAAGATATAACCTTATTGGAACAAGATGCAAAACCTGTGGAACAGTTTATTTTCCTTCAAGAAATGTATGTCCAAAATGTAGGAGAAAGGGAGAGCTCGAACCATATGAGCTCAGTGGAAAAGGAAAAATATATACATATTCTATAATACACACACCACCAAAAGATTTTGAAAAAATGGCACCCTATGTAATAGCAGTAATTGAATTGGATGAAGGTCCAAAATTAACTGCACAGGTTGATTGTGATATCGACAAAGTCCATATTGGCATGCCTGTGAAAGTAGCTTTTAGAAGAATAAAAGAAGATGGTAAGGATGGAGTCATTAGCTATGGATATAAATTTATACCTGCTGATGAATTATAA
- the hypA gene encoding hydrogenase maturation nickel metallochaperone HypA — protein MHELSYATSILNTILYSVDNQELKDKNIKKVSKINLEIGELTFINFEQLKFAFEVISEDTICKGAEMEVEYIKPHIVCKNCGYEGELEAKDEFDVTCPKCGSYSLKIKGGKEFNIKNIVVEFDDDENKDKNG, from the coding sequence ATGCATGAATTATCCTATGCAACATCCATATTAAATACAATTTTATATTCAGTAGATAATCAAGAATTGAAAGATAAAAATATTAAAAAAGTTTCTAAAATAAACTTAGAAATTGGAGAATTAACCTTTATAAACTTTGAGCAGTTAAAATTTGCATTTGAGGTAATTTCAGAGGACACGATATGTAAAGGTGCAGAAATGGAAGTAGAATACATAAAACCACATATTGTATGTAAAAATTGCGGGTATGAAGGAGAGTTGGAAGCAAAAGATGAATTTGATGTTACATGTCCTAAATGTGGAAGTTATTCTTTAAAAATAAAAGGAGGAAAGGAATTTAATATAAAAAACATAGTTGTAGAATTTGATGATGACGAAAATAAAGATAAAAATGGATAA
- the rfbA gene encoding glucose-1-phosphate thymidylyltransferase RfbA, with amino-acid sequence MKGIILAGGSGTRLYPITYAGNKHLMPIYNKPMIYYSLSTLMLSKIRDILIITTPEDLPRYKKLLGNGEHLGINIQYKEQPKPKGLAEAFIIGEEFIGNDSVCLILGDNIVYGSGLTGFLLDAKEELLKDGGGVVFGQYVKDPERYGVVEFDENENVKSIVEKPKNPPSNYAVIGLYFYDNDVIDIAKNIKPSWRGELEITDVNNEYLKRNKLKVKLLPRGTAWFDAGTHESFLEASNFISAVENRMGLMVGCLEEVAYRNGWITKDELLRLAKPLMKTDYGKYLEKLVK; translated from the coding sequence ATGAAAGGTATAATTTTAGCGGGAGGCTCTGGAACTAGACTATACCCTATAACTTATGCAGGAAATAAACATTTAATGCCCATATATAATAAACCTATGATATATTATTCACTATCTACTTTAATGTTATCTAAAATTAGGGATATATTAATAATAACAACACCCGAGGATTTGCCGAGATATAAAAAACTTTTGGGAAATGGTGAGCATTTAGGGATAAATATTCAATATAAAGAACAACCAAAACCAAAAGGCCTTGCAGAAGCGTTTATTATTGGAGAGGAGTTTATAGGAAACGATAGCGTATGCCTAATACTTGGAGATAACATTGTATATGGAAGTGGATTAACAGGATTTTTACTCGATGCAAAAGAGGAGCTCCTGAAAGATGGAGGGGGTGTGGTGTTTGGACAGTATGTAAAGGACCCTGAAAGATACGGTGTTGTTGAATTCGATGAAAACGAAAATGTAAAATCAATAGTTGAAAAACCTAAAAATCCGCCTTCAAATTATGCTGTAATTGGTCTTTACTTCTACGATAATGATGTAATAGATATTGCAAAAAATATAAAACCTTCATGGAGGGGCGAATTAGAAATAACCGATGTAAATAACGAATATTTAAAGAGAAATAAATTAAAGGTAAAGCTTTTACCAAGGGGGACGGCATGGTTTGATGCTGGAACCCATGAAAGTTTTTTGGAGGCTAGCAATTTCATATCTGCTGTTGAAAACAGGATGGGACTGATGGTTGGATGTTTGGAAGAGGTGGCATATCGTAACGGATGGATAACTAAGGATGAGCTCCTAAGACTTGCTAAACCATTGATGAAAACTGACTATGGAAAATATTTGGAAAAGCTCGTTAAATAA
- the topA gene encoding DNA topoisomerase I: MTDLIICEKPNVAKKIASALGNPKKKSNNGIPYYELERNGKKIIVASAVGHLFTLEEEKTGEKKKFGEYPVFNIKWVPASTIKGKEYVQKYINTLKKLAKEADEFYIASDWDIEGELIGYHALYYCCGKNDAKRMRFSSLTKNEIIKAYENPDRVDFGLVDAGDSRHRVDWYYGINVSRALMQSIRAVNRWQTMSTGRVQGPALSFLVDRELEIKKFVPKPYWVIGAHLKNELLAIHEKDKFWDEKEANEIYNRIKDEKEAIISSIKKTKKKIKPNPPFDLGTLQREAHRIFRFSPKKTQEIAQKLYEMGICSYPRTSSQKLPKDDNYIKDILTKVSNHGDYKKYAELILRENRKPIEGKKSDPAHPAIHVVDVPKELLNDDEKKLYDLIVRRTLAAFWDNAEREYINVVLNIDGENFKLSGSRTIKEGWHEIYYFTKFDEKELPSLRKNDKIPVEKITIERKETKPPKRYTMASIIKELESRELGTKATRADIVEKLVKRGYLIDDGSLKVTDLGIAVIETLKKYCPEIIDEKMTRELEKKLDRLQKRTIKKENVLKDAENKLRAILEEVKKKEKEIGKELVEKIDTTNKSLKTVGKCECGGDLIIIKTKGKKRFIGCTNYPECKKTYPLPQKGRIKILNETCEICGAPIISIDNQKVCINPECPSKISNEDKKEMEKAEKSEKICPKCGGKLVVKKGIYGAFLGCENYPKCRYTEKLNNKTKTEKAEKVVVGKCPECGGDLIMRKGRFGEFIGCSNYPKCRYTEKIKNEKTKTKKEKK, translated from the coding sequence ATGACTGATTTAATAATATGTGAGAAACCAAATGTAGCAAAAAAAATAGCAAGTGCTTTGGGCAATCCTAAAAAGAAATCAAATAACGGAATTCCATACTATGAATTGGAAAGAAATGGAAAAAAAATAATTGTAGCTTCTGCTGTTGGGCATTTATTTACATTAGAAGAAGAAAAAACAGGGGAAAAGAAAAAATTTGGGGAATATCCTGTTTTTAATATAAAATGGGTTCCTGCTTCAACCATTAAAGGAAAGGAGTATGTCCAAAAATATATAAATACACTTAAAAAACTTGCAAAAGAAGCTGATGAGTTTTATATAGCATCGGACTGGGATATTGAAGGAGAGTTAATTGGTTATCACGCATTGTACTACTGTTGTGGAAAAAATGATGCAAAAAGGATGAGATTTTCAAGTTTAACCAAAAATGAAATTATTAAGGCGTATGAGAATCCAGATAGAGTAGATTTCGGGCTTGTTGATGCAGGAGACAGTAGGCATAGGGTAGATTGGTATTATGGAATAAATGTTTCAAGAGCTCTGATGCAATCCATAAGGGCTGTTAATAGATGGCAGACGATGAGCACAGGTAGAGTTCAAGGACCTGCTTTATCGTTTTTAGTCGATAGAGAGCTGGAAATAAAAAAATTTGTTCCAAAACCATATTGGGTAATCGGAGCTCACCTAAAAAATGAGCTCTTAGCAATTCATGAAAAGGATAAATTTTGGGATGAAAAGGAAGCCAACGAAATTTACAACAGAATAAAGGATGAAAAAGAGGCAATAATTTCAAGTATCAAAAAAACTAAGAAAAAGATAAAACCAAATCCACCATTTGATTTAGGAACATTACAAAGAGAGGCTCACAGAATATTTAGATTTTCACCAAAAAAGACGCAAGAAATTGCACAGAAGCTTTATGAAATGGGAATTTGTTCTTATCCAAGGACGAGTTCTCAAAAACTTCCAAAGGATGATAATTACATAAAGGATATTCTAACAAAAGTTTCAAACCATGGCGATTATAAAAAATATGCCGAGCTCATATTGAGAGAGAACAGAAAGCCAATAGAAGGTAAAAAAAGCGACCCTGCACACCCTGCAATACATGTTGTAGATGTTCCAAAAGAACTATTAAATGATGATGAGAAAAAATTATACGATTTAATTGTAAGAAGAACACTTGCGGCCTTTTGGGATAATGCAGAAAGGGAGTATATTAATGTAGTGTTGAATATCGATGGAGAAAACTTCAAACTAAGTGGTTCAAGAACTATAAAAGAAGGATGGCATGAGATATATTACTTTACAAAGTTTGATGAAAAGGAGCTCCCAAGTTTAAGAAAAAATGATAAAATACCTGTTGAAAAAATAACCATTGAAAGAAAGGAAACAAAGCCTCCTAAAAGATATACAATGGCATCTATTATAAAGGAACTTGAATCAAGGGAATTAGGAACAAAAGCCACTAGAGCTGACATTGTGGAAAAACTCGTAAAAAGAGGATATTTAATTGATGATGGCTCTTTAAAAGTAACTGATTTGGGAATAGCAGTAATTGAAACCCTTAAAAAATACTGTCCCGAAATAATTGATGAAAAGATGACAAGAGAATTAGAAAAAAAACTGGATAGATTACAGAAAAGAACCATAAAAAAAGAAAATGTTTTAAAAGATGCTGAAAATAAATTAAGAGCCATATTAGAAGAGGTTAAAAAGAAAGAAAAAGAAATTGGTAAGGAATTGGTGGAAAAAATAGACACTACAAATAAATCTTTAAAAACTGTTGGTAAATGCGAGTGTGGGGGGGACTTAATAATAATTAAAACAAAAGGCAAGAAGAGATTCATAGGATGCACAAATTATCCAGAATGTAAAAAAACCTATCCATTGCCACAAAAGGGAAGGATAAAAATATTAAATGAAACTTGTGAAATATGCGGAGCTCCTATAATAAGCATAGATAATCAAAAAGTCTGTATAAATCCAGAATGTCCTTCAAAAATATCCAACGAAGATAAAAAAGAAATGGAAAAGGCTGAAAAATCTGAAAAAATCTGCCCAAAATGTGGTGGAAAATTGGTGGTAAAAAAAGGAATATATGGAGCATTTTTAGGCTGTGAAAATTATCCAAAATGTAGATATACCGAAAAACTAAATAATAAAACTAAAACTGAAAAAGCTGAAAAAGTAGTGGTAGGTAAATGTCCAGAGTGTGGAGGGGACTTAATAATGAGAAAGGGAAGATTTGGAGAGTTTATAGGATGTTCCAATTATCCAAAATGTAGATATACCGAAAAAATCAAAAATGAAAAAACAAAAACGAAAAAGGAGAAAAAATAA
- the trxR gene encoding F420-dependent thioredoxin reductase, translated as MDNTYGKVYDLIIIGGGPAGLTAGIYAMRAKLNTICIEKENEGGKIAEAGIVENYPGFDSISGFELSQKFVEHAKKFNLNIVHDTIKKIDISKPFKIIGENNTYITKSIIIATGTKDKKLGLNEDKFIGRGVSYCTTCDAFFYLNKEVIVIGRGTPAVMSALNLKDIAKKVTIITDKPELRAAENIMLERLNDAENVKIITNAKPLKILGDDKAEGVLVSLNGEEKEIKADGIFISMGHIPNSEFLESSGIALNKKGFIIVDKSCRTNIDGIFACGDITGGVLQVSKSVGEGAVALASASQYLNNYKNDK; from the coding sequence ATGGATAATACATATGGTAAAGTTTATGATTTAATAATAATTGGTGGGGGTCCTGCTGGATTAACGGCTGGAATATATGCTATGAGGGCAAAATTAAATACTATATGTATTGAAAAAGAGAATGAAGGAGGAAAAATAGCAGAAGCTGGTATTGTAGAAAATTATCCGGGGTTTGATAGTATAAGCGGTTTTGAATTATCTCAAAAGTTTGTAGAACATGCAAAGAAATTCAATTTAAACATAGTTCATGACACCATTAAAAAAATCGATATATCCAAACCTTTTAAAATAATTGGTGAAAATAACACATATATTACAAAATCCATAATAATAGCAACAGGAACAAAGGATAAAAAATTGGGGTTAAATGAAGATAAATTTATTGGACGAGGGGTTAGTTATTGCACAACCTGTGATGCCTTTTTCTATTTAAATAAAGAGGTAATAGTTATTGGAAGGGGAACTCCTGCGGTTATGTCCGCATTGAATTTAAAGGATATAGCAAAGAAAGTAACAATTATTACCGATAAACCTGAGCTCAGGGCTGCTGAAAATATCATGCTGGAACGATTGAATGATGCCGAAAATGTAAAGATAATCACCAATGCAAAACCTTTAAAGATACTTGGTGATGATAAAGCAGAGGGTGTTTTGGTATCGCTAAATGGAGAAGAAAAGGAAATAAAAGCAGATGGTATTTTTATAAGTATGGGGCATATACCAAACTCTGAATTTTTAGAAAGTAGTGGCATAGCATTAAATAAAAAAGGATTTATAATAGTGGATAAATCATGCAGAACAAACATAGATGGAATATTTGCCTGTGGTGATATTACAGGTGGTGTTTTGCAGGTATCCAAATCTGTTGGTGAGGGTGCAGTTGCACTTGCAAGTGCCTCACAGTATTTAAATAATTATAAAAATGATAAATAA
- a CDS encoding NfeD family protein gives MDMNLGYSLILVGLILIFFEVITPGLYFPAIGIAVLIYGIFLLFMPSLALPAAILSGLITVYIMYRLVYNVGTDIKIGAERFIGRELILQNDLDKQGYGLITLDNEKWHIKATEPLKKGDKIKIVGIEGVSLIVKKVDDKKEKLKIDNNTDNKKIE, from the coding sequence ATGGATATGAATTTGGGGTATTCACTAATATTGGTGGGTTTGATATTAATATTCTTTGAGGTAATCACACCAGGGTTATATTTTCCAGCCATAGGTATAGCTGTGCTAATATACGGTATATTTTTATTATTTATGCCTTCATTAGCATTACCTGCTGCCATATTATCTGGGCTGATTACTGTATATATCATGTATCGTTTGGTATATAATGTGGGCACTGACATAAAAATAGGGGCAGAACGATTTATAGGAAGGGAGTTAATTTTGCAGAATGATTTGGATAAACAGGGGTATGGGTTAATAACCTTAGATAATGAAAAATGGCATATTAAGGCAACAGAACCTTTAAAAAAAGGAGATAAAATAAAAATAGTGGGTATAGAAGGGGTAAGTTTAATAGTAAAAAAGGTTGATGATAAGAAGGAAAAATTAAAGATAGACAATAATACTGACAATAAAAAAATAGAATAA
- a CDS encoding SPFH domain-containing protein yields the protein MEWFWIIIGLIVLYIIIKSVVIVNQYELGLIFRLGKVSRVLKPGVNILIPLIEEPVKVDVRTKVIDVPSQEMITKDNAAVSIDAVIYYRVVDVKRALLEVQNYEYAIVNLAQTTLRAIIGSMELDEVLNKREHINSKLLESLDKDTDSWGVRVEKVELREIEPPQDIKNAMTQQMKAERLKRAAILEAEGEKQSKILKAEGIAESLRIEAEGQAKAIKIVAEAAQQYFKDEAQLYKALDVTNTVLKENTKYIISENIMDVAKKLVKK from the coding sequence ATGGAATGGTTTTGGATAATAATAGGTTTAATAGTGCTTTATATTATAATAAAATCAGTAGTCATTGTAAATCAGTACGAATTGGGATTAATATTTAGATTAGGTAAGGTATCCAGGGTGTTGAAACCCGGAGTAAATATATTGATACCACTTATAGAAGAGCCTGTAAAAGTGGATGTAAGGACAAAAGTAATAGATGTTCCATCCCAAGAGATGATTACAAAAGATAATGCTGCTGTTTCAATAGATGCTGTTATATATTATAGGGTTGTAGATGTAAAAAGAGCTCTATTGGAAGTGCAAAACTATGAGTATGCCATAGTAAATCTTGCTCAAACAACATTAAGAGCAATAATTGGTAGTATGGAACTTGATGAGGTTTTAAATAAAAGGGAACATATAAATTCAAAACTTTTAGAAAGTCTTGATAAAGATACCGATTCATGGGGAGTAAGAGTTGAAAAGGTAGAGCTCAGGGAGATAGAACCACCACAAGATATAAAAAATGCCATGACTCAGCAGATGAAAGCAGAAAGATTAAAAAGAGCAGCCATATTAGAAGCAGAAGGAGAAAAACAAAGTAAGATATTAAAGGCAGAAGGTATAGCTGAGAGTTTAAGAATTGAAGCCGAGGGACAGGCAAAAGCAATAAAAATTGTTGCAGAAGCTGCACAGCAATATTTCAAAGATGAAGCACAGCTCTATAAGGCACTTGATGTAACCAATACAGTATTGAAAGAAAATACAAAATATATAATTTCTGAAAATATAATGGATGTTGCAAAGAAACTTGTTAAAAAATGA
- a CDS encoding DUF483 domain-containing protein, whose protein sequence is MNAVESMEEIFKRIIVARNGKSNLNFIGVHIENMDDEIYNYILSRLIRQIDIVKKYNPKVRPAIDPMVSSELGVYSGLDFPEEYGALMGYPKCCIESFKSARFGIDNEHLKEAEEIKKEIKNDILENNKDVKEKVAIIMPSGFIPCSLKCKKAWERNLISIVSYKEYSLIQDLEAELFKELPHFHGAYNEYYEKILLL, encoded by the coding sequence ATGAATGCTGTTGAGTCTATGGAAGAGATTTTTAAAAGGATAATAGTTGCAAGGAATGGAAAATCCAATTTAAATTTTATCGGAGTTCATATAGAAAATATGGATGATGAAATTTATAATTATATATTATCCCGGCTTATAAGACAGATAGATATAGTAAAAAAATATAATCCAAAGGTTAGACCTGCAATAGACCCCATGGTTTCATCGGAGCTCGGAGTATATTCAGGTTTGGACTTTCCAGAAGAATATGGAGCATTAATGGGATATCCAAAATGCTGTATAGAGTCGTTTAAATCTGCGAGATTTGGAATAGACAATGAACACTTAAAGGAAGCTGAAGAAATAAAAAAAGAAATAAAAAATGATATATTAGAAAATAATAAAGATGTAAAGGAAAAAGTTGCTATAATAATGCCCTCAGGATTTATTCCATGCAGTTTAAAATGCAAAAAGGCATGGGAGAGAAATCTTATATCTATTGTATCTTATAAGGAATATTCACTTATTCAAGACCTTGAAGCAGAGTTATTTAAAGAACTCCCTCACTTTCACGGAGCATACAATGAATACTATGAAAAAATATTGCTATTGTAG
- a CDS encoding coenzyme F420-0:L-glutamate ligase, with protein sequence MKDEPINYNIKAIPIKTRYIRRNEDFVPVVINSLKREMKKGLNIENGDFIVLSEKVISTSENNFVDEKHAKPKFWAYFCYYWSKYVWGYVLGPLLKTRKDRIKNLRKMPKKETLRHKQVVIDNVGLIYALKPASEGGVDLTNVPGTYAALLPKNPKKSAERLYCAIKDELNLDVAIIIIDTDATYKFFKWHITALPYAINGIISKVGVLGYIIGKLGGLLNMGGLCGATPLSIVGHKIYEKYSMDELLYIANLADTSQVPFTKSIHDIMKKYNTFEITEDVLSELEHTPVVLIKDLKKERKL encoded by the coding sequence ATGAAAGATGAACCTATTAATTATAATATAAAAGCCATACCCATAAAAACTAGATATATCAGAAGAAACGAAGATTTTGTTCCCGTGGTTATAAATTCTCTAAAACGAGAAATGAAAAAAGGTCTAAATATTGAAAATGGTGATTTTATTGTATTGAGTGAAAAAGTTATATCCACAAGTGAAAATAACTTTGTAGATGAGAAACATGCTAAACCTAAATTTTGGGCATATTTTTGCTATTATTGGTCAAAATATGTATGGGGTTATGTGCTTGGACCACTATTAAAAACACGGAAAGATAGAATAAAAAATCTTAGAAAAATGCCGAAAAAAGAAACTTTAAGGCATAAACAGGTTGTAATAGATAATGTAGGTCTTATTTACGCCTTAAAACCTGCTTCGGAAGGTGGTGTTGATTTAACAAATGTCCCTGGGACTTATGCAGCACTTCTTCCAAAAAATCCAAAAAAATCAGCAGAGCGATTATATTGTGCCATTAAAGATGAATTAAATTTGGATGTTGCTATCATAATTATAGATACTGACGCCACATATAAATTTTTTAAATGGCATATAACGGCATTACCTTATGCAATAAACGGCATTATATCAAAAGTTGGAGTATTAGGATATATTATTGGTAAATTAGGAGGATTGTTAAATATGGGAGGATTATGTGGGGCTACGCCATTGAGCATTGTGGGTCATAAAATCTATGAAAAATATAGCATGGATGAGCTCCTATATATTGCAAATTTAGCGGATACCTCACAGGTGCCATTTACAAAATCAATTCATGATATTATGAAAAAATACAATACCTTTGAAATTACGGAGGATGTATTATCTGAGTTAGAACATACGCCAGTAGTATTGATTAAAGACCTTAAAAAAGAAAGAAAATTATAA